CCTCCACGAACCTCAGGGAGCTCATCGAGGAGCTAGTCAACATCACCCAGAACCAGAAGGTGAGTGTCACCGGCCGGGGGCCAGCTCCGAGGGTGCCTCTCAGGTCAGGAGCAGGCGGGGCCTGGTCCTCAGGGGCCCCTGCTTGTGGATCAGACGAGGCGCCCGGGACTGGGGGCCAGGCCCCCCgtgagggagagaggagcaaGGCTGGGGGGACCACAATATAGACGAACCCTCAAAGGGGGTTGGCAGGGCTCCAGGGACACCTGCTCCCCGCCTGGCCCTGCCTAGCACCGCCCAGCCCTTCTGAGCAGAGGGGCGCAGGGAGAGGCTGGCAACCTCCTAGAACCGTGTGGCATCTGTCAACGGGATCTTGAACACAACAATGAGCCGTTATCCACAGCATCTCAGTTAAGGCCATTCTGACAGCAGGATTCACCAGCAGGACCAGCTCCGCTCCCCAGTAGCGACAGCTCACACTTCCCAAGCACTGAGCATGCGCCAGGCCGGGTGCTGGGGGCTTCACCTGTCCTCTGGTCACTGCCGACCCCTCCTGACGCAGGTGCGACGACCCCACTCTGCTGACTAAGGTTCAGCGAGAGTCAATGACAGGCCAGATTCAAACCAGGCCTGGCTGACCCCCTGCGGAAGGCTGGGCATTTCGTATGTCAGCCCCTCCCCATCTGATCTGTCCTGGAGTGACAGCCCAGGtcaccccttccctctcccacccccacgtGGCCCGTGCTGCAGGGCCCAGTCCTCCTGCCCCGGCCACGGCCAGCTCCAGATACAGCTCACCCCTTCCCAGTGGTGCCACTCAGCTTCTCAGCTCCGAGACCCGATACAGTGGGTCCCTAGTTGCCCCCTGCCCCCGCCGTGCAGAGCAGGAGATGAAGCTGGGTGGCTAGGGGGCTGCCAGGCCTGCCGCCGAGCTAGCCGGGAAGCTGTGGGGCCTGTGCCGGGTGGACCTGGCCCTGCGGCCGCTCTGCTCACTGTGTCTCTGCCCCGCAGACGCCGCTGTGCAACGGCAGCATGGTGTGGAGCCTCAACCTGACGACGGGCGTGGTGAGGGCCTCTGGGCGCTGGGGAGGTGGCAGCGGGGGCCGTGGGCCTTGGGCTTGTCCTCTCTGACCTTCCCACGCATCTGGGGGCTTCCAAGAAAGCTTCAAGagctccccgccctcccctcaTAATTGGGGCCCTTCCTGACCACCCAGACCACCCGTGCCAGGCCTCTCAGCAGCTGCCTCCCGGAAACTCACGGAAGGCGGCTGCCGAGCAGGGCCTGACGCCCGTGTCCCCTCCCGCAGTACTGCGAGGCCCTGGAGTCCCTGGCGAACGTGTCAGGCTGCAGTGCCCTCCAGAAGACCCAGCGGATGCTGAGGGGACTCTGCACGCACAAGCCCTCGGCCAGGGTAAGGTCCCCCCGAGAGCCCCCCAGGTCCACTCCTGGCAGCCCTGGGGTCACCCCGGGAGCTCCCAGGGACCTGGCCGAGCACCTGATGTGTGTGTCCACCCAGGGGACAGCAGGGACGTGGCCTTTAGGATTTGCAGGACGTGGGCTCAAGGGCTCTGACTCctacctgagcctcagtttctccacctgtaaAACATAAGTTCCCACCTcgtggggactttgggaggatCAACGAGATAGTCCCTGGAAAACCCCTGGCAGGTGGGTCGGCCATGCCACTGGCGTCCCACCGACGTGGTGGCCTCTCGTCCTGCAGCAGGTCCCCGCCTCCAACACCCGAGACACCAAGATCGAAGTGGCCCAGTTCATCAAGGACCTGCTCAGACATTTAAGGAAACTCTTTCGAAAGTCCAACTGAAACCTGAAAAGCGAGCGTCATCGTCATTAGCAGAGGCGGCCCTGGCGGCTTAACTTGTAGATGGAGTTTGCTTTCAGACGTCAGGAATGTCtcagggggtgggagggcaggagggtggggggagagatTTCCTTAGCTTGGACCCCGGCCTGCGAGAGGTAGACGGGGCGGAGGACGGCCCCGGACGCACTGCAGCATTACAGTGGGCGCCGCCCTCGAGCAGCCCGGGCACATGTCTTTGTGGTTATTTATTATTGTGTGTTATTTAAACGCGTGTCTGTCAGCATGGGGTGTGGGGAGACCGCTGCTGCCGGCACTGGGAGCCGCGCCGGGGTGCCGGGGCCCAGCACTAACGCAGCGCACCAGGAGCCCCTGTACTGAGTACTGTGCACAGTTCTGCTACCTCACTGGGCCCCGGCCCGCCCCGAGGACAGGAGGGGCCGCAGCAGCCCCTCCTGTCTGCCAGCCGGCAGCCACCTCCAGCCAAGGAGTAATTTATTGTTTCCCTTTGTATTTAAAGTTAAGTATTAAATATCTTAGCAGAGAGTTACTAATATATAGCAGGGCGCCCTAGAACACTGAGAGTGGTGTGTGTGGTCCTTGAACAAACTGTTTCGTTGTGTCTGACTGAAGCCAGAAATAAAGATGGTGACAAATGTTAAGCCTGACCGCGTCTGCCTTTTACTTGGGCCTTTGGGGACACTGGTCTGTGGTCTCCGAGTCGGGGAGCTCTAGGGGGCATGCGGGTcgcaggaggggctgggaggggcaggaccTGGGCTGAGAGAAagcccctggggtgggggctgcgaGCTGGAGGGACCCCCATCTGCTGCCCAGTGAGGAGGGAAGCTGGGGCTGGGTGTCGGGGTTCAAGGGGGCATCTGGGGTGGGTGGAGACCTAAGAAGTCATCTCATGGCCAGCTCCTGGGGGGCAGACGGCTGTGCCCGGCACCACCACACACGCACGCCCGGTCTCCCTCACCATGGCAGATGAGGCCCCGGGCTCCGAGAACACAGGTGGCTTGCCCAGGGCCACGGCTGCTTAGGGGTGAGGCCAGGACTTGGACCCAAAACTCACTCCAATTCCAAAGCCCATGCACTTAACCACCCTGCCTCTTTCTGTCCAAATGTCATCTGGCCTGAACGCATTATTTCTAAGACTGTCATCAACCAGTctgggcagcccctgcccccacaggGAGCTCAGCGCCTACTTTCTAGGGACAGCCCACTCCATGTCTGGACACCCCTCATCATCCAGGAGCGGACATCCGTCCTTCTGCGGACAAAGGTGCATCTCTGACCTGTGGCCTCTAGACCGTGGAGAGTCTGGAGTGGAGAGTGTGGCCGATGGCCCTGCTGGACCCTGCTGGGCCGCTCCTCAGAGCAGGTCCTGTTACTTCTCCCTGGCCCGGC
This window of the Microcebus murinus isolate Inina chromosome 21, M.murinus_Inina_mat1.0, whole genome shotgun sequence genome carries:
- the IL13 gene encoding interleukin-13, which gives rise to MAPWLTMVIALTCLGGLASPGPVPPSTNLRELIEELVNITQNQKTPLCNGSMVWSLNLTTGVYCEALESLANVSGCSALQKTQRMLRGLCTHKPSARQVPASNTRDTKIEVAQFIKDLLRHLRKLFRKSN